The DNA window CTAATCGCAAGGCTTTGACCTGCGGGAATCGCGCGAGGCGCTCTGCGATATCTCCGTAGCCGGTCTCCCGGTCGAGACGAACGTTGAGTTCGACCTCCGCTCGGACGCGTTCGTCTTCCAGTTTGTCCCAGTCGACGACTGCCTGATAGCCGCGGACGACACCTGCGTCTTCGAGTTCCTGGATCGTCGTCTCGACCTCCGACTCCTCGAGGTCGGTCATTCGTGCGATATCGGCGCTCGAATATCGCGCGTTCTCACGAAGCAACTCGAGTACCTCGCGTTCGCTCATAGTTCTCCGAAGCGCGAGCGCGAGTAAAGGTCTACCGTTGTTCGCTCGAAAAAACCGACGGGAACGGCTTGGCCGACGATCAATGCAGCGACGCCTCACACCGTGGGCAGATTCGAGACTGCATCGGCACGTCTCGGCCACACTCTGGGCACGTGATGTCCTCCTCCTGTTGGAATGGGTATGCTCGGCTCATCGTTCCCCTCACGTGAGACTCCCACAGGGATGCCTATAAACGCATTCGGCGCTGCTGGTGACTCTCAGGGGCAGTGAATCCTCACTCGAGTCGGGTCTGTAGACGAGTCGCGAGGGACGCAAAACGTGTCACACCCCTAGTCACGGGTGGACTGCCACCGTTCGCCCGCTTCCTCCGGTACGATTACCGATAGTTCTTGAACAAGATTGCTCGCACGTCGTCTTTCGTCTGGACGTCTTCCGTCGTGCCGTCGGGCAGTTCGACGCTGTAGCGGAAGTCGGCCGAACTGGATTCCTCCCACTTGTCGTCGTGGGTCTCGAGTAGGCTCATCATCTCGTCGAGCATGTCGTCGTCGTCAGCTGACCCGCCACTCGCACTCGCTTGTCCCGAGTCGCTTTCGCTGTCGTCTTCGTCGCCGTCCGCGTCTTCGCTGTCGGCCTCGTCCTCGCTGTCATTTTCGTCCGCATCGTCGCCAGCCCCGTCCGTTGCTTCATCGACATCGTCGCCAGCCGCGTCGTCCGCACCGTCTTCGTCCGACCCCTCGTCGCCGCCGTCGCCGTCGTCTTCGATGTAGGAGACTTCCTCGAGGTCCTCCGGCGTCGATTTGCCCTCGATTGCGGCCCCGACCGAGGCGGCGACGTCGTCGGTCGCCGAGGAGTCGAGGTCTGCCTCGAGTTCGATCTCGAGTTCGTCCTCGCCGTCTATGTTGTCGATCAGGAACTGGACGGCGTCGCGTTCGCGGACGAAGCCGTACTTTCCGACGACCTCCTCGGAAATCGCTTCACGAAGGTGCTGGATGACTGCATACTGTTCGTCGGTGACCTCGAGCGTCTTCATACACTACCGATGTTGCGGGGGGTACAAATATGTGAGCCGTCCTGACGTACACGATTCACGACTGGTTTCCGCGTGAAGGGCGAGAGCCTCATCAGGAACACCGCTGTGGACCGAACACGACATTTACAACCGACTGTCTGTAACTGAAAGCTATGGTACTCGAAGAATCCGACACCGACCTCAAAGCGGGCGAGACGCCACCCGACTTCGAACTCGAAGCGTCAGACGGTGAGACGTACACGCTCGAGTCCTTCGAAGACGCCGAGGCGTTGCTCGTCGTCTTCACGTGCAATCACTGTCCGTACGCGAAAGCGAAGTTCGACCTGCTCAACGACATCGCAGCCGAGTACGACGACGTTTCGGTCGTCGGTATCAACCCGAACGACGCCGAGGAGTATCCCGACGACTCACTCGAGTCGATGCGCGAGTACGTCGACGCCGGCGAAATCGAGTACGACGCGTACCTGCGAGACGCGGACCAAACGGTCGCGAAGTCCTACGGCGCGGTCTGCACTCCCGACCCGTTCCTCTTTCGCCGAGGCGAGGACGGCGACTTCGAACTGGCCTATCAGGGTCGACTCGACGACGCGTTGAACCCAGAGGACGAACCGTCGCGGATTCACGTCCGCGAAGCGATCGATTCGATTCTCGCCGGAGAGGCCGTCGATCTCGAGTGGCGACCCTCCCAGGGCTGTTCGATCAAGTGGACCGACGAGTAACTTCCTCACAATATCCGCTGGAGTCCGTCGCGCCTGCAACACCTTATTCGACGTCGAATTCGCCGATCTGTCGACGCGCGTGAAGCGAGCAGACGTACGACGAGAGCTCTGCCGTCGCCGTGAACTCGAGTACATCTCGCTCGCCTTCGTCGGCCATCGTGTCCGTCGCCAGATCGTCGACGATGGCGTCGCCGTCGTCCCACAATTGGAGATCGTGTTCCATGCCGTCGCCGTTGATCCACTCGATTTCGTAGCGTTCGTCCTCCTCGAGGACGAACGTCGGATTCTCCGATCCCTCGATCTCCTCCGGTTCGACGCCTTCCCAGTGGGAGTTGTAGCCCTCGATAACGATCGTCGTCTCGGGATCGATTTCGAACGCTTCGGCGTCGTCGCTTCCCAGACAACCCGCTGTGGCGATTGTTGCCACCGAGGCACCCGTTACCCCTAGTACCGTTCGTCTCGTGTAGTCGGCCATAGATTCCTGCTCGTGTGTATCGATCGACGAATATTGACTAGTCCAGACGATTCCCACGGCGTGAGAGTGGGTCCACTTCCGAATGCAATTCGGCCTCGCATCTCACGCATCAGCCGTGGCCGCGCCGCGAGCCTACCGTACAGCGCGTCGGTACTGCACGGGCCAGCGCGAGGACGCATCCTCCTCGAGCGCACTGGCCGCGTGAACGCCGAAGTACGGGTCGCGAAGGAACTCCCGGCCGACGAGCACGAGGTCGGCACGGTCGTTTCGAATCAGCGCATCTGCCTGCTCCGGTTCAGTGACGCCGCCGACGGTACCGACAGCGACGTCGGTCTCCGTACCGATCGTCTCGGCCAGTGGGACCTGGAAGTTCGGTCCGCCCGGCACCGCTTGCTCGGGGTGGAGTCCGCCCGAACTAACGTCGACTAGATCGACGCCGAGCGCCTCGAGGTCGTCTGCGAGTCGAACGGATTGTTCAATATCCCACGACGGCTGGTTCTCGAGCCAGTCGGTGCCCGAGATTCTGACGAACACCGGCTTCTCCTCGGGCCAGACGTCGCGGACAGCCGAGACGACCTCGCGGAGGAGGCGCGTTCGGTTCTCGAAGCTTCCACCGTAGTCGTCCTCGCGTCGGTTCGTGACGGGTGAGAGAAACTCGTGGAGCAAGTAGCCGTGGGCCGCGTGGACTTCCGCGATTTCGAATCCGGCCTCGAGCGAGCGCTCGGCGGCGGCGCCGTAGGCGTCGATCACGTCCTGAATATCGTCGACCGTCGCCTTTCGAATCGCCGGCTTCTCTCCTTCGAACGGCGGGTACGCCTCAGGCGACGGTGAGAGGACCTCCCAGCCGCCGTCGTCGGGGTCGATCGGGACGTTGCCGTCCCACGGGCGACACTTGCTGGCCTTGTGGCCCGCGTGAGCGAGTTGAATCGCCGGGACCCCACCCTGTTCGCGGATGAACCGCGTGGTCTTCGCGAGGGAAGCGGCGTGCTCGTCGCTCCAGATGCCGAGGTCGCTCGGCGTGATTCGGCCTCTGGGTTCGACGGCCGTCGCCTCGGTCATGACGATACCGGCACCGCCGACGGCACGACTGCCAAGGTGGACGTGGTGCCACTCGGTTGGCATGCCGTCAGCCTCACAGGAGTACTGACACATCGGAGAGACAGCGATCCGATTCGGCACCTCGAGATCACGAATCGACAGCGGATCCACTAGCGTAGACATCGCCCGCCTCTTCTAACGGTGGAGAGAAAACGCCCTCGGACGAGGGCGTCCTTGCCGCCTCGACGACGAGCGAACCGGCCGACCACCGATCCGTCCCACCGGAACGCGCCGACGGATTCCACACCGACTTTTCTCACTCGAGTCCACAGCCAAACTATGCCGACACCGTTACTCGACAGGTTCGACGCCGAGACGCCCGTCGTCGGGATGGTCCACCTCTTGGCGCTTCCCGGCGCACCAGGGTTCGCGGGTTCCCGCGAGACCATTCGTGCCCGAGCGCTCGAGGACGCACGTCGACTCGAGGCTGGCGGCGTCGACGGGATCATCGTCGAGAACTTCGGCGATGCACCGTTTTATCCCGAGGACGTTCCGAAGCACGTGGTCGCGGAGGTGAGCGCGATGGCGACCGAACTGACGACCGAACTCGACATTCCAGTCGGCGTGAACGTGCTCCGAAACGACGCGGACGCGGCGCTTTCAGTCGCTGCTGCCGCCGAGGCCGACTTCATCCGCGTGAACGTCCACGTGGGCGCGGCGGCGACCGATCAGGGGGTCCTCGAGGGACGAGCACACGACACGCTCAGGCTTCGCGACCGCATCGACGCCGACGTCGCAATCCTCGCCGACGTACACGTCAAACACGCGTCGCCGGTCGGCGAACCCACAATCGAACGGACCGCACTCGAGACAGCGGAACGTGGTATGGCCGACGGCGTCGTCGTTTCCGGGGCTGGAACCGGCGTCGAAACGGCACTCGAGGACGTCGATCAGGTGGTGGAAACGCTTTCAGAGTCCGCAACCGACGGCGACGCCGATTCCGACCCTCGAACGCCCGTCTTCGTCGGCAGCGGCGTGACCCCTGAAACCGTCGGCGACTGCCTCGAAGCCGGTGCGGACGGCGTCATCATCGGTACGGCACTCAAAGAGGGAGCAGAAACGACGAACCCCGTGTCTCGCGAGCGAGTCGAAACAGTCGTCGCTGCACGCGACGCTGCACTCGCTCAGGATTCGAACGATACATAGGATTGCTCGAGGAGGGAGTCGATTCAGCCAGCGAGCATCAACGGACCGATCAGGACGCCCATCAGGTGGACGCGACGCGCCTGAAACCGAACCGGGACCATCCCGATGGCGGCCGCGACGAAGAAGACGACGATCCCGAAGAGACCCGCGAATAGAAACGAGAGCACACACAAGAGCCCGAGCACGACGACGGAGATTTTCCAGTAGGCCAGTTGGCCGACGAACTCGAGATAGACGTCTCCGACGACGATCACGAGCACGAAACCGATCACCCCAGCGAGGACGACTCCGACGAGCAAGATCGGGAGTTCGAGCGGCGCGTTCGCGTTCTCGAAGGCGACCATCACGCCCGTTCGCGGCTGGCCGATGGCGACCAGCGCGAACAGGGCGAAAATCGTGTTAGCGGTATCGACGCCGCTCGTCGCGACGATGTAGCCTCGGTCCCCGGAGCGGCCGGGAACGAATAGAAGGACGGCTACGGCGGCGATCGCCGCCGAAATTCCCGGAATGTAGCCGACAACGGCACCGGCGAGCGCGCCCGCGAGCGCAGTCACGGCGACGAGCCATCCCGGCATGGCGATCGCTCGCTCGCGCTGTGGTGGAACGCCGCCACCACGGATCGCATCGATCAACACCGGTGCGCCGAAGAGGCCGGCGAAGATCGGGGCGAGCATGCCGCCACCCTCGAGTGGAGCGTCCGGCGAGAGGTCGAGCGTGTACAGTCCTAATACGGTCGCAAGGACGAACGAGAAGAGTGCACCCACTCGAGCGCGTCGCGTGAACTCCGAGGCGATCAGCGCGACGACGACCATCGCGAGTAAGAGGGGAAGGTTGTCACGAATCGTCGGATATGCGGCCGTTACGCCCCACGTGATCGGCAGCGCCAGCGGAATCGCGGCCAGGACGGCGAGGATGCTCCCGAGTGCTGAGAGTCTGATCGCCTCGTATCCCCGTCCCTCCTGGACCATTCTGTGTGCCGGCAGCGTCGTTACGGCCATCTCCGCGTCGGGGACACCCAGTGCCATCGCGGGGACAGCATTGAGGAACGTGTGAACGACGCCCGCAGCGAGCATCGCACAGCCGACGAATAGCGGATCCCCGGGAACGGACGCCGCGACGCCGGCGAGCAAGAGGGCGAAATTGTTCGCGTGGAGCCCGGGAACGAGCCCGCTCAAACTGCCCAGAAACGCACCCCCAAGCGTCCAGCCGAGTAACTGTAGCGTGAGCGTCGGATCGGCGACAAACTCGACCGGAGTAACGGCCATCGATGTCTCTGGCCGCGGCTTCGTTTATTAACCCTCGTCCGACTGCGTCACTCGAGCGCACGGAGAATCGATGGCGCTGACCGACGGCGTCGCCACTCGCCGGCGATCGTCATAAAAATTCGAGGTTGGTGTCGACGAAACGTCGCCGTCTCGAACCGAGTTAGCCGAAGAGTTCGCCGAGGCCCTCGCCGCCGGCCTCTTCGTCTTCGTCATCGTCGTCATCGTCGTCCGTCGTGTCCGGGACGTCACTCGTCTCTTCGACGTCTTCGTCGTCTCCGCCTGCTGCGGCACCGCCTGCTGCAGCGCCACCCGCTGCGGCACCGCCTGCGGGAACGGCAGCAGCCTCGGAGACTGCATCGTCGATGTCGACGTCCTCGAGTGCAGCGACGAGCGCCTTGACTCGGGATTCTTCGACGTCGACGCCGGCAGCGTCGAGTACGTTCGTCAGGTTGTCTTCGTTGAGCTCTTCGTCAGTTTCGTTCAGGATGAGTGCAGCGTAAACGTATTCCATTGTTGTGTCCTCCAGTTGTTATCCAAACATTGCGCCGAGTCCTTCGCCGCCACTTGCGTCATCGTCGTCATCGTCATCGTCGTCTTCGTCGGCGTCGGCGTCGGCGTTGGATTCAGCGTCGTCTGGTTCGTCTGTCGATTCGTCCTCGCCCTCGTCCGATGCCGTCTCGGCAGCGGGTGCCTCGACGCCCTGTAGTTCCTCAGGCAGGGCGTCCTCGTCGTCGATCTGGGCCGCGAGCGCACGCAGTTGTGCGTCGGCCTTGGAGACGAGGTCGGGCATCAGGTCTTCGTCCTCGATGGCGGCCTGCAGGCCGAGGCTCTTGGCCTCGCCCGTCGCCTTGGCGATGAGCGTTGGCGCGGTCGCTTCGGTCGGGTAGCTCGCGTTGACCGAGAGGTTGCGAGCGCGAGCGGCAGCCGTCGCCACGTCGCTCTCGTAGGCCTCGACGTCGATGTCGAGGTCCTCGGGGTCGAACTGAACGCCCTCGGCGACGACCGATCGCAGGTCGAGCCCGACTTCCTTGGGCTCGATACCGAGTTCGTTGAGAACGTTCGAAAGGTCCGCGGAGACTTCCTCGCCGGCCTCTAAGACCGTGGAGTCTTCCATGACCTGAATCGAGCCGTCCTCGATGCGCGCGTTCGCACCGATGCTCTGCAGTTCGCCGACGAACGGCCCCGGGTCGACACCGGTGTCACCCTCTGGGATGACGATGTCGTTCGGGGCGACTTCGCCCTCGTTGATCGGAGCGGGCGTCTTCGACGCCTCGAGTTCCTTGTAGAGGGTGAATGGGTTGTCGTTCGTTCCGACCAGGCCGACCTGACCTTCGACCTCACCGACGAGGTCGCCGAGGCCAGTGCTTTCGAGCGCACGGACTTGCAGGGTGTTACGGCTCACACGGAGTTCGGCGGTGCCGTAAAGACCGCGTCGCATGTCCTGAAGCTGTTTGCTCGGAATGCCAGCAATACCGACGACGCCGACGCTCTCGTAGCTCTCGATGAGTTCCTCGAGTTCGTCGACTTCTTCTTGCTTCCACTGGGGAAGGTTCTCGGTTTTGCGGTCTGCCTGTGCGCTCATGTTAGGCCACCTCCACAGACGGGCCCATGGTCGTCTTTACGAAGACGCCATCGATGTTTTGTGGGCCCTTCTCGAGGTCGGCGTGCAGACGTCGCAGGATGACGTCGATGTTGTCTGCAATTCCTTCAGCATCCATATCTTCGGCACCGACGAGCGTGTGGAACGTTCGTCGGTCGCCGGAGCGAAGTTGCACGGTATTCTTGAGTCTGTTGACGGTCTCGACGACGTCGTCGTCGGGAGCGAGCGGGTCCGGCATCTTTCCGCGGGGACCGAGGATGGTACCCAGGTGCCGGGCGATATCTTGCATCATCGCCTCTTCGGCGATGAAGAAGTCCGTCTCGTCCGCCATATCTTTGGCTTCGTCGTCGTCCAGATCGGCCACGTCGTCACCCGAGAGAACCTCGTCCGCCGCCTCTTCGGCGCGGACTGCGGTTTCTCCCTCGGCGATGACGGCGATAATCGTTTCCTGGCCGGTTCCGGACGGCAGGACGATAGACTCGTCAACACGATTCGACGGTTCGTTGAGGTCGAGGTCGCGCAGATTGATCGCGAGGTCTACCGTTTCGGTAAAGTTCCGTTCCGGTGAGTCCTCGAGTGCGCGAGCGACTGCTGTTTCAATATCCGAATCTGCCATCGTTCACCTCCGTAGTACGCAGGAGTGCTCCTACGGGTCAGTGAAACAGGCTACGCCTGTCTCCCTTGAACGAAATGCCATCTCGAACTTAAACCCGTCGAAGCGCGTTCCCCGACAGCCCTCGAGCACTATCACGTTTTCACACACCTCTCGAAAGTAACCCTCGAAATCAGCTCTGTACCCAACGTGATCCACACTGTGGACGACCATCGTCGGCTTCAACGACCGAATATCTCAATTTCGATGAAAGTAATCTAAAAGCGAAGTTCTATTAGATGTGAATGTATATACCACGTTCATGCGGCCAGTAGATTCATATAACATCGATGGGGCAGCACTTGAGTCAATCGGCCAACCAGCCGTGATTACCGGCGGACTCGAGGCGTATTTGGCACTGGAGGCGCTCGAGCGCGCCGGAGTTCAGTTCGGACTCACGCTCGTCGTTGCGATGGTCGTACTCGGGTTGGTGCAGGGATTCGGACCCGAAACGGTAACCAAATCGCGAAAGAGTCCCGTCATTTCGATCTGTATCGGGACACCGGCGTTACTCGTTCTCGTCGGACTCGTCACCGGCGGTTACATGATCGTCGGCACGACGCTCGGTTCGTTCTTCGGCTTACTGATGGTGACACTGGGGATGACCGTTATCCCGATCTTGACCGTTCTCGGATTCGTGGCAATCGGCCAGTCGATCGCCTCACGACTGGGACGAAACCAGTTGTGGGCCGGCGTGTTCGTCGGGAGTCTCCTCAGCGGCGTGGTGGGCCTTTCCCTCGTAACGACGCTGCTCGCCGCACTCTTCGCCGGGACGCTCGGGATCGGTGCCGGTGTTCGCGTGATGCGCAGCACCGGTGGTTCGACGAGTCCGAGCGAACGGACGGTTCCGCCCGCGAACAAAATGTAAGCACCCGCTACTCGAGTAACCCGTCGGAAGCTGTTTTTGAGTCGCCATCGAGACCACCGTATGACCGCTGCGAACCGAGTCGCGTCCGCCTCACTCACGCCCCTCCACTTGGCGGCGATCGGACTCGCGCTCGTCACCGGGCTCGTTCACCTGATTCTGGGACTCGAGTTCCTCCCTCACTGGATGGGACTCGCCTTCCTGTTCGCGACTGCAGGCTTCCTGCTGGGGATCGGACTCGTCGTCGCTGACTACCGGCGACCGACGGTCTATCTCCTCGGAATTCCGTTCACGGGCGTACAGATCGTGCTCTGGTACGTCCTGAACGAACCGGCGACCGTCGCCGATCTCTCGAGTGCAGAGCTGATCGACAAACTCGCACAGATCCTGCTCATCGTCGCGCTGGTACTCCTCTATCGGCGAGAGCGATGACCGACGAAACGCGCGTTGGGCGCTCACGAGCCAGTTCCCCCTGTTGGATCACTATGAGTGCGGGACACGTCGCGATGGTGGTCGGAACGCTTCTCGCTCTCGAGTTGGTCTGGCCCGCTGGCCCGTCGCGTGCGTTTCTCGGCACGGTCGCGCTCGTCGTCGTTCTCGAGTTGGTCCTCGTATGGATCCTCTTCGATGAAGGGGGGTCGATATCGGCGAAACCAGCTCAGTCACCACGAGATGCGACGGGGCAGTCGGTTACACTCGCGACGTGGGTGACCATCGCCCGCGCTGGGGCGGTTGTGGTCCTCGCCGGATTCGTCGCGACTGGACTCCCAACGGAGTCGGGGATCGGTCCCTGGGCCCCGGCCGCGTTGTTCGCGGTCGCGATGGTCTTCGACGCCGTCGACGGTGCGGTCGCCCGACGAACGAACAGCGAGACGGCGTTCGGCTCGCGACTCGACGTCGAAGTGGACGCGCTGGCAATTCTCGTGGGCTCCGTCGTGGCCATCGCTGCCGGGACGCTCCCGCTCGTCTTCGTCGCCGTTGCCGTCGCCCGGTACCTGTTCGTCGCCGGCCGACGGTGGCGAACGTGGCGCGGGCGGGGCGTGTCGACACTCCCGCCGAATCGGCTCCGTCGGCCACTCGGCGGCCTCGCCATGGTCGCCGTGTTGCTCGCTTTGACACCGGTTCCCGGCCCGGCCGTTTCGTACTGGCTCGGTTTGCTCGTCGCCGTTCCCGTTCTCGCGAACTTCTGTTGGGATTGGCTCGCGGTTTCCGGCCGTCTCGAGCGAGGGTGAATCACCAAACATAACCGCCACCTACGGGTCGGAAACGCTCGTCTACACCGACCGGTCGTCGGCGCGCGACAACCGGAAGCACCGTATGGCCACCGTACCGACGCCGTTGAAACCCGTACTGACGCCGTTCGCACAAACGACCAAGTGGGGTGACGTGGAAGACGGCCCAGCGTGACCGACTCTGACGCCGAGGACACCCCGT is part of the Natronorubrum sediminis genome and encodes:
- a CDS encoding Lrp/AsnC family transcriptional regulator, with the protein product MSEREVLELLRENARYSSADIARMTDLEESEVETTIQELEDAGVVRGYQAVVDWDKLEDERVRAEVELNVRLDRETGYGDIAERLARFPQVKALRLVSGDYDFDMEVEGDSIREVSQFISEKVAPVPEITQTVTHYMMTSYKEHGIELGDGEDDERLSFSP
- a CDS encoding thioredoxin family protein; this translates as MVLEESDTDLKAGETPPDFELEASDGETYTLESFEDAEALLVVFTCNHCPYAKAKFDLLNDIAAEYDDVSVVGINPNDAEEYPDDSLESMREYVDAGEIEYDAYLRDADQTVAKSYGAVCTPDPFLFRRGEDGDFELAYQGRLDDALNPEDEPSRIHVREAIDSILAGEAVDLEWRPSQGCSIKWTDE
- a CDS encoding PKD domain-containing protein, which gives rise to MADYTRRTVLGVTGASVATIATAGCLGSDDAEAFEIDPETTIVIEGYNSHWEGVEPEEIEGSENPTFVLEEDERYEIEWINGDGMEHDLQLWDDGDAIVDDLATDTMADEGERDVLEFTATAELSSYVCSLHARRQIGEFDVE
- a CDS encoding NADH:flavin oxidoreductase/NADH oxidase, which encodes MSTLVDPLSIRDLEVPNRIAVSPMCQYSCEADGMPTEWHHVHLGSRAVGGAGIVMTEATAVEPRGRITPSDLGIWSDEHAASLAKTTRFIREQGGVPAIQLAHAGHKASKCRPWDGNVPIDPDDGGWEVLSPSPEAYPPFEGEKPAIRKATVDDIQDVIDAYGAAAERSLEAGFEIAEVHAAHGYLLHEFLSPVTNRREDDYGGSFENRTRLLREVVSAVRDVWPEEKPVFVRISGTDWLENQPSWDIEQSVRLADDLEALGVDLVDVSSGGLHPEQAVPGGPNFQVPLAETIGTETDVAVGTVGGVTEPEQADALIRNDRADLVLVGREFLRDPYFGVHAASALEEDASSRWPVQYRRAVR
- a CDS encoding BtpA/SgcQ family protein — its product is MPTPLLDRFDAETPVVGMVHLLALPGAPGFAGSRETIRARALEDARRLEAGGVDGIIVENFGDAPFYPEDVPKHVVAEVSAMATELTTELDIPVGVNVLRNDADAALSVAAAAEADFIRVNVHVGAAATDQGVLEGRAHDTLRLRDRIDADVAILADVHVKHASPVGEPTIERTALETAERGMADGVVVSGAGTGVETALEDVDQVVETLSESATDGDADSDPRTPVFVGSGVTPETVGDCLEAGADGVIIGTALKEGAETTNPVSRERVETVVAARDAALAQDSNDT
- a CDS encoding tripartite tricarboxylate transporter permease, coding for MAVTPVEFVADPTLTLQLLGWTLGGAFLGSLSGLVPGLHANNFALLLAGVAASVPGDPLFVGCAMLAAGVVHTFLNAVPAMALGVPDAEMAVTTLPAHRMVQEGRGYEAIRLSALGSILAVLAAIPLALPITWGVTAAYPTIRDNLPLLLAMVVVALIASEFTRRARVGALFSFVLATVLGLYTLDLSPDAPLEGGGMLAPIFAGLFGAPVLIDAIRGGGVPPQRERAIAMPGWLVAVTALAGALAGAVVGYIPGISAAIAAVAVLLFVPGRSGDRGYIVATSGVDTANTIFALFALVAIGQPRTGVMVAFENANAPLELPILLVGVVLAGVIGFVLVIVVGDVYLEFVGQLAYWKISVVVLGLLCVLSFLFAGLFGIVVFFVAAAIGMVPVRFQARRVHLMGVLIGPLMLAG
- the rpl12p gene encoding 50S ribosomal protein P1, whose product is MEYVYAALILNETDEELNEDNLTNVLDAAGVDVEESRVKALVAALEDVDIDDAVSEAAAVPAGGAAAGGAAAGGAAAGGDDEDVEETSDVPDTTDDDDDDDEDEEAGGEGLGELFG
- a CDS encoding 50S ribosomal protein L10, producing the protein MSAQADRKTENLPQWKQEEVDELEELIESYESVGVVGIAGIPSKQLQDMRRGLYGTAELRVSRNTLQVRALESTGLGDLVGEVEGQVGLVGTNDNPFTLYKELEASKTPAPINEGEVAPNDIVIPEGDTGVDPGPFVGELQSIGANARIEDGSIQVMEDSTVLEAGEEVSADLSNVLNELGIEPKEVGLDLRSVVAEGVQFDPEDLDIDVEAYESDVATAAARARNLSVNASYPTEATAPTLIAKATGEAKSLGLQAAIEDEDLMPDLVSKADAQLRALAAQIDDEDALPEELQGVEAPAAETASDEGEDESTDEPDDAESNADADADEDDDDDDDDDASGGEGLGAMFG
- a CDS encoding 50S ribosomal protein L1 — its product is MADSDIETAVARALEDSPERNFTETVDLAINLRDLDLNEPSNRVDESIVLPSGTGQETIIAVIAEGETAVRAEEAADEVLSGDDVADLDDDEAKDMADETDFFIAEEAMMQDIARHLGTILGPRGKMPDPLAPDDDVVETVNRLKNTVQLRSGDRRTFHTLVGAEDMDAEGIADNIDVILRRLHADLEKGPQNIDGVFVKTTMGPSVEVA
- a CDS encoding DUF7475 family protein; its protein translation is MTAANRVASASLTPLHLAAIGLALVTGLVHLILGLEFLPHWMGLAFLFATAGFLLGIGLVVADYRRPTVYLLGIPFTGVQIVLWYVLNEPATVADLSSAELIDKLAQILLIVALVLLYRRER
- a CDS encoding CDP-alcohol phosphatidyltransferase family protein encodes the protein MSAGHVAMVVGTLLALELVWPAGPSRAFLGTVALVVVLELVLVWILFDEGGSISAKPAQSPRDATGQSVTLATWVTIARAGAVVVLAGFVATGLPTESGIGPWAPAALFAVAMVFDAVDGAVARRTNSETAFGSRLDVEVDALAILVGSVVAIAAGTLPLVFVAVAVARYLFVAGRRWRTWRGRGVSTLPPNRLRRPLGGLAMVAVLLALTPVPGPAVSYWLGLLVAVPVLANFCWDWLAVSGRLERG